One region of Desulfovibrio sp. JC022 genomic DNA includes:
- a CDS encoding Fic family protein, which produces MTADYLKSESLTALLGEIDERKAQLDACRDTVSSQIVDALNIEYTYDSNRIEGNTLTLRETDLVINKGLTIGGKSMQEHLEAVNHYEAIQYVRELSAESIFSEKVIKDIHGIILQGIDRENAGRYRSVPVAISGSRHIPPQPWQVPILMEQLVAWYDKNEPVLHPVVLAAEVHERIATIHPFIDGNGRTARLVMNLILMQRGYLVVNIAGDTDSRLAYYGALEKCNLEDEKGDFIELIAGYVLKSLCGVLERVK; this is translated from the coding sequence ATGACTGCTGATTACCTAAAATCCGAATCCCTGACCGCGTTGCTTGGCGAAATTGACGAGCGTAAAGCGCAGCTTGACGCCTGCCGCGATACCGTCAGTTCCCAAATCGTGGACGCCCTGAACATAGAATACACCTACGACAGCAACCGCATTGAGGGAAACACTCTTACTCTGCGCGAGACCGACCTTGTAATCAATAAGGGGCTGACCATCGGCGGCAAGTCCATGCAGGAGCATCTTGAAGCGGTAAACCATTACGAAGCCATTCAGTACGTTCGTGAGTTGTCCGCAGAATCCATTTTTTCAGAGAAGGTCATCAAGGACATTCACGGCATCATCTTACAAGGCATAGACCGCGAAAACGCAGGCAGGTACCGCAGTGTTCCGGTGGCGATTTCGGGTAGTCGTCATATCCCTCCGCAGCCGTGGCAGGTTCCGATATTAATGGAGCAGCTGGTCGCATGGTACGATAAGAACGAACCTGTTCTGCATCCCGTTGTGCTTGCTGCGGAAGTGCATGAACGTATCGCCACAATTCACCCATTCATTGACGGCAATGGTCGTACTGCTCGGTTAGTAATGAACTTAATTTTGATGCAGCGCGGCTATTTGGTCGTTAACATTGCCGGGGATACTGATAGTCGTCTGGCTTATTATGGAGCATTGGAGAAATGTAATCTTGAGGACGAGAAGGGCGATTTTATTGAGTTGATTGCCGGGTATGTTTTGAAGAGTTTGTGTGGGGTTTTGGAGCGGGTTAAATAA
- a CDS encoding tRNA (adenine-N1)-methyltransferase has protein sequence MLEAGQLILLINPKGKRYLRMINPGEEIHTHDGMMLTDNILAGGFGKVVETHLGHKYQILKPTIYDIIKGLKRQTQIMYPKEISYLLLKLGIGPGTRVVESGSGSGGLTTALAYYVGDTGKVYTHEKRPEFYKLVRKNLEWAGLEHRVEQFNLNIEDGFLASDCDALFLDVPNPWDYLHHIPKAVIPGAMCGFLLPTTNQVSDLLKAMEDMPFEEQEVCEIFVRNYKPVAERLRPEDRMVGHTGFLVFARNMAGCEMSVEPPKKKRQNRGKPAADKYHVDRKDMIHAKKDVEETSAPAEEKKAESGEDKAE, from the coding sequence ATGCTTGAAGCTGGACAATTAATTTTGCTTATCAACCCCAAGGGCAAGCGCTACCTGCGCATGATCAATCCCGGGGAAGAAATACACACACATGACGGCATGATGTTGACCGACAACATCCTCGCCGGCGGGTTCGGAAAGGTTGTGGAAACCCACTTGGGCCACAAATACCAGATTCTGAAACCCACCATATACGATATCATCAAGGGTCTGAAACGCCAGACCCAGATCATGTACCCCAAAGAGATCAGCTACCTGCTGCTCAAACTGGGTATCGGTCCCGGCACAAGAGTGGTCGAATCCGGCTCCGGTTCCGGTGGCCTGACCACCGCACTGGCCTACTACGTAGGTGATACCGGTAAGGTATACACCCACGAGAAACGCCCCGAATTTTATAAGCTGGTCCGCAAGAACCTTGAATGGGCCGGACTTGAGCACCGCGTTGAACAGTTCAACCTGAACATCGAAGACGGTTTCCTCGCCAGCGATTGCGATGCCCTCTTCCTCGACGTACCCAACCCGTGGGACTACCTGCACCACATTCCCAAAGCAGTAATCCCCGGCGCAATGTGCGGTTTCCTGCTGCCGACCACCAATCAGGTCAGCGATCTCCTCAAGGCCATGGAAGACATGCCCTTCGAAGAGCAGGAAGTCTGTGAAATTTTCGTACGTAACTACAAGCCCGTTGCAGAACGCTTACGCCCCGAAGACCGCATGGTCGGTCACACCGGTTTCCTCGTCTTCGCCCGTAACATGGCTGGTTGCGAAATGAGCGTAGAGCCGCCCAAGAAAAAGCGTCAGAATCGCGGCAAGCCCGCAGCTGACAAGTATCATGTTGATCGCAAGGACATGATTCACGCTAAGAAGGATGTTGAAGAAACATCTGCTCCTGCCGAAGAGAAAAAAGCTGAATCCGGTGAGGATAAGGCTGAATAG
- a CDS encoding type II toxin-antitoxin system RelE/ParE family toxin, producing MIRFLSCAQQELNEAVSWYNEQSAGLGFDFAAEVKRALSRMEEHPEAWSLISRRTRRIRISRFPYGVIYQIREDCLLVVAIMHMSRNPIHWKSRI from the coding sequence ATGATCAGATTTCTTTCCTGTGCGCAGCAGGAATTAAATGAAGCAGTCTCTTGGTATAATGAGCAGAGTGCCGGGTTAGGATTTGATTTTGCGGCTGAAGTCAAGCGTGCTCTTTCCCGCATGGAGGAGCATCCTGAAGCCTGGTCTTTGATTTCAAGAAGAACACGGCGGATACGTATTTCACGATTTCCTTATGGTGTCATTTACCAAATTCGGGAGGACTGTTTGTTGGTAGTAGCCATTATGCATATGAGCAGAAATCCCATACACTGGAAAAGTCGTATTTAA
- a CDS encoding BrnT family toxin, which translates to MSMPFEYDENKSATNLEKHGINFEDAQALWKDPNLLKIPARTQDEPRNFYIGMINGKHWSAVTTPRNGAIRIILVRRSRKKEVELYES; encoded by the coding sequence ATGAGTATGCCATTTGAATATGATGAAAACAAAAGCGCAACCAATCTAGAAAAACACGGAATTAATTTCGAAGACGCGCAAGCTCTGTGGAAGGACCCGAACCTATTAAAAATCCCGGCCCGCACTCAGGATGAACCGCGCAATTTTTATATCGGCATGATTAACGGCAAACATTGGTCTGCCGTAACAACTCCCCGCAATGGAGCTATTCGTATAATTTTGGTGCGCCGCTCCAGAAAGAAGGAGGTGGAACTCTATGAAAGCTAA
- a CDS encoding addiction module protein, which produces MIDLTTITDQALQLAPVQRAELIEALLASFDSRRKSIDSKWAVEAESRIDAYEQGKIDSVSADEVFDRIGRQE; this is translated from the coding sequence ATGATTGACCTTACCACCATTACTGATCAGGCCCTGCAACTGGCACCTGTGCAACGAGCAGAGCTGATTGAGGCTTTACTGGCCAGCTTTGATTCAAGGCGTAAGTCCATTGACAGCAAATGGGCCGTTGAGGCTGAAAGCCGGATAGATGCTTATGAGCAGGGGAAAATTGATTCAGTTTCTGCTGATGAAGTCTTTGACCGCATTGGACGGCAGGAATAA
- a CDS encoding CopG family transcriptional regulator, translated as MKAKEFDEAFESDQDITEHLDMAKATRPNKSTKRVNVDFPAWMVIALDREAERLGINRQAVIKTWIANRIDSGHSADL; from the coding sequence ATGAAAGCTAAGGAATTTGATGAAGCATTTGAATCTGATCAGGACATCACTGAGCATCTGGATATGGCAAAAGCGACTAGACCCAACAAAAGCACCAAACGGGTAAATGTAGACTTCCCCGCATGGATGGTTATAGCTCTTGATCGCGAAGCTGAACGGCTCGGCATCAACAGGCAGGCTGTCATCAAGACATGGATCGCCAACCGCATCGACAGCGGGCACTCTGCTGATCTTTAA
- a CDS encoding YccF domain-containing protein: MRTLGNILWYFPFFGFINAIMFFLLGSLLVLTVVASPLGLGLIQYSKFLFAPFSWSMVSKEDLNVESNPAWEAYSAIIMILWIPFGIIFALITITQIVGLAISIVGIPVALVLAKSLRTIFNPVNMVCVPAVVAQEVQRRKDEDAINRHIR; the protein is encoded by the coding sequence ATGAGAACACTTGGAAACATATTATGGTATTTCCCTTTCTTCGGATTCATCAACGCGATTATGTTTTTCCTGCTCGGCTCCCTGCTGGTGCTGACCGTAGTAGCTTCCCCGCTGGGTTTGGGGCTGATCCAGTACAGTAAATTCCTTTTCGCGCCGTTCAGCTGGTCCATGGTGTCCAAAGAGGACCTCAATGTGGAATCCAACCCCGCGTGGGAGGCCTATTCCGCAATCATCATGATCCTCTGGATTCCCTTCGGGATCATCTTCGCGCTGATCACCATCACCCAGATAGTGGGCCTCGCCATATCAATTGTCGGTATCCCGGTGGCCTTGGTCCTGGCCAAGTCCCTGCGGACCATCTTCAACCCGGTCAACATGGTCTGCGTGCCCGCTGTGGTTGCGCAGGAAGTGCAGCGCCGCAAGGATGAGGATGCTATTAACAGGCATATCCGTTAG